The genomic DNA GTGGTACTTGCCGTTTTCTTTGACCGAAAGATGCGCACGTTCGCCAATCGCAGAGAGGCCCGGAGTCTTGTGCGGCACCAGATACACATTCGGCGCTATCTGCATGTCGCCTTCGGCAAAGCGGATGCGGTCTGCAAAGCGCTTTAAAAAGCCCTTGTGAATTCCGATGTATTCGTGGTAAGTAAATCGGCCCAGCAATTTGTGTGTATGATAGCAGTTTTCGCCCGCGCCCTTGCGCAAGTAAAAAGGCGCAATCTTGTTCGCATGAAAGAACTTGGCCATGCCATCGCTATGGTCAAAATGCGCATGACTCAAAATGCCCACATCAACCTTCGAAAGGTCCACGCCCATCACGCCCGCGTTTTTCGCGAACAAATGCGACGCTCCCGTATCGAGCAGGTAACGCTTGCCCTCGAATTCCACATACACCGACAAGCCCCATTCGCCAAAGAGCTTGCGGGAGCCACAGCAACTAGCGATATTATCTATCAGGACCTGAATCTTCATATTACAAAAGCCGGATTATTTGCAGTCAAGGCAAGTCCATTCTACGATACCGGAACCGTAGTTATTGAAACGAGCACGAGTGTAGCTTTCAATATCGATTAAGAATCCGATTTTGCCAGCATTTTTAGTGCAGCAGCCATCGCAATCGCTATCGGCGCACTTGTCGTAAACAACGGCATCAATCGTGTAGCCGCCCTTGCGAAGCCTAAAGGTCTTTAGTTTGTACGTATCCCAATCTTTTTCATGGATGGCGATAATGTTATGTTCGCTAACCCATTCTTCGGTCTGCTGATCTTCGAGGCCCGCAAACCAGCCCGCCCAAGTGCAGCCATTATAGTCTTCACATTCTTCGCTGCCGGGTTCCGGCCAAGAAGTATACCATGTAAGAGCGGCCCTATTCCATACGGTATCGGTAGAAGATTCGCTAGATTCAATTTCGGCACTTGACTCTGGCGCAGTTTCTGCGCTACTCGATTCTAGAACAGTTTCGGAGCTACTCAAAACAGCTTCTTCTGAGCTACTAGATGCGACTTCGGAACTGCTGAGTTCCTGAGCAGACGAACTTTCCGGTGCCGGCGAACTAGAATTATCGTCACTGCATGCGGCGAGCAATGCAATCGCAAGAATTGCACCACACAAATAGAATTTCATAGAGCCTCCTTTTTGCCCAAATACTTTTTAAAGCAATTTTCCGTCGCTAAAGGCGTTACCCACACGGCGCTCCATGACATAATAGCCATGACCCGCAGAGTCGTAGCACACGGGAGCGAGCTTTTCTACAGAAAGTTTGCCGGATTCATCGAGTACGGAATCGTCGACAGACACATTCACGATTTCGCCGAGCAAAAGTTCCGAATCTTCATTGTAGCTTACGAACTTGCATTCCAATGCGAGCGGGAGTTCAGCAATCAGCGGAGCATCCACATGAGCGCTCTTGACAGAGGTCAAGCCGGAATGAGCAAACTTGTCGGCGACCTTGTTGCCTGAGGTCACGCCCAGGTAATCAATCGCCTTGATGTTCTTGGCCGTCGCCATGCTGACGGTAAAAGCCTTGCGCGCAAGAATATTCGGCATGGTCTTATGGCTGTGAGCCACGTAAATGGCGACCTGGTTCGTGTCGCTGATAGAGCCCCAAGCGGCTACCATGGCATTCGTAGAACCGTCTTCGTTATACGTCGCAATCACCAATGTAGGCTGCGGGTACAAGTAAGCTTTAACACCGAGATCTTTGCGCATTGTTTGCTCCTTTTAAGTTCTTGATTTACAAGATATAAAAATTTTCCGATTTCATCGCTAATTTTCTCTATAACACAAAGCGTGTTATTTAGAATTAAAAACTTGAACTAACCGGCTAAAATTCGGCGATTTTCGTAAAATTCAGCGATTTTTGTGTTATAAGAACATTGACTTTTGTAATTGCAGAATCTAGTTTTATAAATATGAAGTCGGTCCTCGAATACAGAAATTACCACGCATTTATGCAGGATTACTACGACTCCCGCAAAAAAAGCGGAGCGTTTTCATGGCGTGAATTCAGCAAGAATGCCGGTTTTTCGTCTTCAAACTACCTGAAACTGGTTTGCATGGGCAAAAGCAAACTGAGCAAGGTCAAAACAGCCCAAGTTGCCAAAGCCATGGGGTTGATTGGTCACGAAGCCGAATACTTTGAACAACTCGTTATTTTCGGAAATGCCATAAAGGATAGCGTCAAAAAAACAGCTTTCTTGGAAATGTCAAGGATTGCCCAAGAGCACAAGGTTCGCGTTATCGACAGCGATGCATTCCAGTACTACGAATCCTGGAAATACCCCGTCATTCGCGAACTTGCCCCAATGATGCCCGACGCTCAGCCACGAAAAATCGCCGACGAATGCAAAGAGTATGTTTCGGCTGAAGAGGTCCGCGACATTCTCGCTTTCTTAGTGAAAGCAGGATTCCTCAAGAAAGACGGCGATAAAGTCTATTCGCAAACTGAAAAAGCAGTCGTCGGTTCGCCAGAAGCCCTCCCGATCGCCATTCGCGAAATGCACAAGGAAATGGGCAGCATGGCCGTGCGTGCAGTAGACCGATACAACGCAAGCGAGCGCTACTTTACAGGAATGACTATCGGTGTTAACGAAGAAACCTATTCACGAATTATCGACGAAATCAACATTTGCGCCAAGAAGAT from Fibrobacter sp. UWB10 includes the following:
- a CDS encoding TIGR02147 family protein produces the protein MKSVLEYRNYHAFMQDYYDSRKKSGAFSWREFSKNAGFSSSNYLKLVCMGKSKLSKVKTAQVAKAMGLIGHEAEYFEQLVIFGNAIKDSVKKTAFLEMSRIAQEHKVRVIDSDAFQYYESWKYPVIRELAPMMPDAQPRKIADECKEYVSAEEVRDILAFLVKAGFLKKDGDKVYSQTEKAVVGSPEALPIAIREMHKEMGSMAVRAVDRYNASERYFTGMTIGVNEETYSRIIDEINICAKKIAAIANESDNPNQVYGLNFQLFPFTNKIEGESHA
- a CDS encoding flavin reductase family protein; this translates as MRKDLGVKAYLYPQPTLVIATYNEDGSTNAMVAAWGSISDTNQVAIYVAHSHKTMPNILARKAFTVSMATAKNIKAIDYLGVTSGNKVADKFAHSGLTSVKSAHVDAPLIAELPLALECKFVSYNEDSELLLGEIVNVSVDDSVLDESGKLSVEKLAPVCYDSAGHGYYVMERRVGNAFSDGKLL
- a CDS encoding MBL fold metallo-hydrolase; translated protein: MKIQVLIDNIASCCGSRKLFGEWGLSVYVEFEGKRYLLDTGASHLFAKNAGVMGVDLSKVDVGILSHAHFDHSDGMAKFFHANKIAPFYLRKGAGENCYHTHKLLGRFTYHEYIGIHKGFLKRFADRIRFAEGDMQIAPNVYLVPHKTPGLSAIGERAHLSVKENGKYHYDSFDHEQSLVFDTPKGLFVMNSCSHGGADNIVKEIEATFPGKKIYAILGGFHLFRYKDEVVRAFAERLRELDVQKIYTGHCTGNRAFEILHEVLGDRAEQMRCGMTIEL